The following are encoded together in the Oryzias melastigma strain HK-1 linkage group LG17, ASM292280v2, whole genome shotgun sequence genome:
- the LOC112151929 gene encoding uncharacterized protein LOC112151929 (The sequence of the model RefSeq protein was modified relative to this genomic sequence to represent the inferred CDS: added 97 bases not found in genome assembly): MAFAQYNTNSFDFTQYTSYQQDLEDEHEPDVFFETTNMNCTYYTSDVFCQNVDYGMTLSIIHFNSRSMHKNYTSIKEYLQQFSHSFSVIAVSETWFKEDNIFHFELEGYDLNYINRLNKPGGGVALYVKKDMKFKIITHMTMTIDNVLECLTIEICCEKRKNVIITCVYRTPGSNMEQFIQWIEKMFSDVRNKTVFICGDFNIDLMNPNKHKSTDDFIQTLYSMSFYPTINKPSRITTHSATLIDNIFTNNIESNKRSGLLTCDITDHLPVFTMYDYEIPKIPTQKYFYKRLRTDNAINSLKNDLSEQNWDMVYNVKDVNQAYNNFLKIFCSLYNKKLNKRHKSIKSPWLTRGLEKACKKKNTLYKKF, translated from the coding sequence ATGGCATTTGCTCAGTATAATACTAACTCATTTGATTTTACTCAATATACAAGTTACCAGCAAGACTTGGAGGATGAACATGAACCTGATGTGTTTTTTGAAACAACTAACATGAATTGTACATATTACACCAGtgatgttttttgtcaaaatgttgactATGGTATGACATTGtctataatacattttaatagtaGAAGCATGCATAAAAATTATACTTCTATCAAAGAATATCTGCAACAGTTTAGTCATTCTTTCAGTGTTATCGCTGTATCTGAAACCTGGTTTAAGGaagacaatatttttcattttgaattagAGGGATATGACCTTAACTATATTAACAGATTGAATAAACCAGGGGGTGGAGTTGCTTTATATGTTAAGAAAGATATGAAGTTCAAAATAATTACCCATATGACTATGACAATAGACAATGTACTTGAATGTTTGACAATTGAAATCTGTtgtgagaaaaggaaaaatgttataataacGTGTGTATACAGGACGCCAGGCTCGAACATGGAACAGTTTATACAATggattgaaaaaatgttttctgatgttcgtaacaaaactgtatttatttgtgGTGACTTCAATATTGACCTGATGAATCCCAATAAGCACAAATCCACAGATGATTTTATCCAAACTTTGTACAGCATGAGTTTCTATCCAACTATCAACAAACCAAGCAGAATTACAACCCACAGTGCTACACTCATTGATAACATATTCACAAATAACATTGAATCCAATAAGAGAAGTGGACTGCTGACTTGTGACATAACAGATCACTTACCTGTCTTCACAATGTATGATTATGAAATTCCCAAAATAccaactcaaaaatatttttacaaacgGTTAAGAACAGATAATGCAATTAATTCtctcaaaaatgatttaagtgAGCAAAATTGGGACATGGTTTATAATGTAAAAGATGTAAATCAAGCATAtaacaattttttgaaaatattctgtTCACTATATAACAAA
- the LOC112151146 gene encoding arylsulfatase I, producing MPTAALTALLLLSLDVLSAHRSTAGLKRQQNDTDLPRDEKKNPPHIIFILIDDQGFNDIGYHNPTIKTPTLDKLAAEGVKLENYYVQPICTPSRSQLLTGRYQIHTGLQHSIIRSRQPSCLPRHMDTLPETLRRAGYSTHMVGKWHLGFYRKSCLPTRKGFDTFFGSLTGSVDYYSYGSCDGQDLCGYDLHDNEGVAWGHEGKYSTTLFTQRARKILKNHDPADKPLFLLLSLQAVHGPLQPPKPYVYLYRDMASVARRNFAAMVSTVDDAVRNLVYALRKYGYYKNSVIIYSTDNGAQPFVGGSNWPLRGRKGTYWEGGVRGVAFVHSPLLKRRRRVSTALLHITDWFPTLVGLAEGNTSQSRGLDGFDVWPAISEGKESPRKEILHNIDPLHKPPAEPSGCDHGEAETAAAPKARRPKIKKPKKRVLKLQQNQRSVFRVKNFKKKKVLKQKPNKKSAPELKTTKKPKKIAANPKTKSQKSNPGLKLQAKAQKPKRRSYSEPQSSGSPSESKLSSSKPHLWRPLKTNSKRTTTQEQNLSLSEPARSRTHLKQALGSRQPLGYQNMSLTGTPKPKSRLASHVSAVWDTSVQAAIRVGDWKLLTGDPGHGDWIPVQMLSAPVGPWWNLERTMVPRYKQSVHKDVWLFNITADPYERRDLSQQRPDVVLQLLGRLAFYNRTAVPVYFPPDDPRADPDRHQGAWVPWVDEDDDKRGRHKGVYKKERSVKKLCKLESFFLKLNTGMMSNRI from the exons ATGCCGACTGCAGCTCTGACAGCTCTCCTGCTGCTCAGCCTGGACGTCCTGTCGGCTCACCGCTCCACAGCGGGCCTTAAGAGGCAGCAGAATGACACCGACCTTCCCCGAGACGAGAAGAAGAATCCTCCGCACATCATATTCATCCTCATCGATGATCAG GGCTTCAATGACATCGGCTACCACAACCCCACCATCAAGACCCCAACGCTGGACAAACTGGCGGCGGAGGGAGTGAAACTGGAAAACTATTACGTTCAGCCGATCTGCACGCCGTCCCGCAGCCAGCTCCTCACCGGGAG GTATCAGATCCACACAGGACTGCAGCACTCCATCATCAGGTCCAGGCAGCCGAGCTGTTTGCCCAGACACATGGACACTCTGCCTGAAACTCTGCGCCGGGCCGGGTACAGCACACATATGGTTGGAAAATGGCACCTGGGCTTCTACAG AAAATCCTGTCTGCCGACCAGAAAAGGCTTTGACACGTTCTTTGGTTCCTTAACAGGAAGTGTGGATTATTACAG TTATGGGTCTTGCGATGGCCAAGATTTGTGTGGGTACGATCTCCATGACAACGAGGGCGTGGCCTGGGGCCATGAAGGGAAGTACTCCACCACATTGTTCACACAAAGAGCCCGCAAGATCCTGAAGAACCACGACCCTGCGGACAAGCCGCTCTTCCTGCTACTCTCCCTCCAG GCGGTCCACGGCCCTCTCCAGCCTCCCAAGCCCTACGTCTACCTGTACCGGGACATGGCTAGTGTTGCCAGGAGGAATTTCGCTGCCATGGTGTCCACTGTGGACGACGCGGTGCGAAACCTCGTCTATGCCCTCAGAAAGTATGGCTACTACAAAAACAGCGTCATCATCTACTCCACAGACAATGGAGCACAACCGTTTGTGGGCGGGAGCAATTGGCCGCTACGAGGTCGCAAG GGAACGTACTGGGAGGGTGGCGTCCGCGGAGTGGCGTTTGTGCACAGCCCGCTATTGAAGCGCCGGAGGCGGGTCTCCACCGCTCTGCTCCACATCACCGACTGGTTTCCAACTCTGGTGGGACTGGCGGAAGGAAACACAAGCCAG AGTCGGGGGCTGGACGGCTTCGATGTTTGGCCCGCCATCAGCGAGGGGAAGGAGTCGCCCCGCAAGGAGATCCTGCACAACATCGACCCTCTTCACAAACCCCCCGCCGAGCCCAGCGGCTGTGACCACGGCGAAGCCGAGACGGCTGCAG CTCCCAAGGCCAGAAGACCAAAGATTAAGAAGCCCAAGAAGAGAGTTCTGAAGCTGCAACAGAATCAAAGATCtgtttttagagtaaaaaacttcaagaaaaagaaggttctgaagcagaaaccaaataaaaaatctgcacctgagttaaaaaccacaaagaaacctaaaaaaattgcTGCTAACCCTAAAACTAAGTCTCAGAAATCCAATCCTGGTCTCAAACTTCAGGCCAAAGCTCAGAAACCAAAGCGCCGGTCTTACTCAGAACCACAGTCCAGTGGGAGTCCTTCTGAGTCAAAACTGTCCAGCTCTAAGCCTCACCTTTGGCGACCTCTGAAGACCAATTCCAAGCGGACGACGACCCAGGAGCAGAACCTGTCCCTGTCAGAACCTGCAAGATCTAGGACTCACCTCAAACAGGCACTGGGCTCTCGTCAGCCTTTAGGGTACCAGAACATGTCCCTGACGGGAACACCGAAGCCCAAATCCCGTCTAGCTTCACATGTGTCTGCCGTGTGGGACACGTCCGTCCAAGCAGCCATCAGAGTCGGAGACTGGAAGTTGCTGACAGGAGATCCAGGACACGGAGACTGGATTCCAGTCCAG ATGCTGTCCGCCCCTGTGGGCCCCTGGTGGAACCTGGAGCGCACCATGGTGCCCCGCTACAAGCAGTCCGTCCACAAAGACGTCTGGCTCTTCAACATCACCGCCGACCCGTACGAGCGGCGGGACCTGTCGCAGCAGAGGCCCGATGtggtgctgcagctgctgggcCGCCTCGCCTTCTACAACCGGACCGCCGTCCCCGTCTACTTCCCCCCGGACGACCCCCGAGCCGACCCCGACCGCCACCAGGGAGCCTGGGTTCCCTGGGTGGACGAAGACGACGACAAGAGGGGCAGACACAAAGGAGTGTACAAGAAAGAAAGGAGCGTGAAGAAGCTGTGCAAGCTGGAGTCCTTCTTCCTGAAGCTGAACACGGGGATGATGTCCAACCGCATCTGA